From the genome of Tsukamurella pulmonis:
TGGGCGTCGGAGAACCGGACCCGCAGCGCGGTGTGCAGGAGCAGGTTGTAGCCGCGGGAGATGAACTCGCGCTTGGGGCCCCGCACCACGTTCGCTCCCCGCCCGAGACGGGTGCCGATGGCGAGATCGCTGTGCCCGGACAGCAACGGCGCGACGAGCGGGAGCAGTGCGTTGAGATCGGTCGACAGGTCCACGTCCATGTAGACCAGCACGCGGGCGTCGGACTCGGCCCAGACCCGGCGCAGGGCTCGCCCGCGGCCCTTCGCGTCGAGGTGCACCACCTGCACGCCGGCGTCGGCGGCGGCCAGCGCCCGTGCCCGGTCGAGCGTGTCGTCGGTACTGGCGTTGTCGGCGATGGTGATCCGTGCGGGCAGGTGCAGTTCGTCGTCGATGTAGGCCCGCAGCGTGTGGATGCAGTGCGCGATCGTGTGGGACTCGTTGTAGACGGGGATCACGATGTCGAGGAGCGGAGTGGGCGGAGTGCCGTCCGGTCGTGCGCCGGCGGGCGCGACGGTGCGGTCGGTGGCGGTATCGGTGGTCATGGCAGCAACCCTCGATCGGCCCGCTGGGGCTACCCTGCCGCACGTCTGTGGACCTGCTGGGATACGACTCCGGCGCCCCGACGCAACGGTCGAAGCCCCTCGGGGTGCACGCGATCAACGGCGGCGCGCCGATCCTCCGGGACGAGCGTGCGGCGCGGGAACCGGCGTCAGCCCAGGGCGGCCGCGCCGAGCGCGATCAGGAGACCGACCTTGACCACCTCGAGCCCGATGTAGCCGAAATGCATTCGGTTGCGGGGCATCTCGTCGCCGATGGCGTGGGATGCGGTCGCGCCGATCACGCGGCGGTCCATCACGCGTCGCAGTACGACGCAGCCCGCCAGGTCCGCCGCCGCGAGGACCAGGAGGACGACGGTGACGGGCCGGTGCGGCCCCACGGCGAGCGCGATGGCGACGCCGAGGGCCAGCACCGCCTCGCACGCGTTGAGGGCGCGGAAGACGAGCCGCCCGATGCCCACCCCGAGCGGGACCGTGATCCCGGGCGCGCGGAACTTGATCGGCGCCTCGAGGAACGAGATCGCCAGGATCATTCCGAGCCAGACGAAGGTCAGCGCTGCGGCGACGGTGTTCACGGCTCCGATGCTAGGACCGCCGCGACGGCGCATGTCGGTGGGGCCGTCTAGCCTCGGGGTGCAACCGATCAGGGGAGTCTCGGCGATGACGGAACGAATGCTCACGGGAGAGCGGGCGGAGCGCGCCCGGCGGGTGATCGAGGCCCTGGCCGGGCCCGATGCCGCGCTGCGCGGCGATCAGGAGACCGCGGTCGCCGCCCTGCTCGAGCCCGCCGCGCGGGTGCTGGTGGTGCAGGCCACGGGGTGGGGCAAGTCCGCGGTGTACTGGGTGGCCACGGCGCTGCGCCGGGCCGAGGGGGCGGGGCCGGCGCTCATCGTCTCGCCGCTGCTGTCGCTCATGCGCGACCAGGTGGCCGCCGCCGAGCGGGCGGGCCTGCGGGCCGCCACGCTCAACTCGTCGAACTTCGAGGAGTGGAACGCGATCGAGGCGGCGCTCGCCGCCGGCGAGATCGATGTGCTCCTCGTTTCGCCCGAGCGGCTCGCGAACCCGTCCTTCGGTCGTCGCGTCCTCGACGCGCTCGAGGGATCGCTCGGCTTGCTGGTGATCGACGAGGCGCACGCGGTGTCCGACTGGGGGCACGACTTCCGTCCCGACTACCGCCGCGTCTCGGACGTGCTCACCCGCCTGCACCCGCAGACCCCGGTACTCGCCACCACCGCCACCGCGAACGCGCGGGTCACCGACGATGTGGCGGCCCAGCTGGGCGACGCCACCCTCGTGCTGCGCGGTCCGCTGGCACGCCGCTCGCTGCAGCTCAACGTGCTGCCCGCCCTGGCCCCGATCACGCGGTACGCGTGGGTCTCGCAGCACCTGCCGGACCTGCCGGGATCCGGCATCGTCTACGCGCTGACGGTGGCGGACGCCGAGCGCCTCGTGGACGGTGTCCGGGCCGTGCACGGCCCCGGCTATCCGGTTGCCGCCTACACCGGCAAGCTGGATCCGGACACGCGGGCCAGGCTGGAGGACGCGTTGCGCGCCAACGAGATCAAGGCCCTGATCGCCACCTCGGCCCTGGGGATGGGCTTCGACAAGCCGGACCTGGGCTTCGTGGTGCACGTCGGTTCGCCGCCCTCGCCGGTCTCGTACTACCAGCAGGTCGGTCGTGCAGGCCGCGCCATCGACCACGCCGTCGTCGCGCTGCTGCCCTCGGAATCGGACGCGGGGGTGTGGGACTACTTCGCCACGGCCACCATCCCGGATCCGCAACAGATGGACCGGGTGCTGGGCGCCCTCGCCGAGGACGAGTCCGGGGAGGGGCTCTCGGCCATCGCGCTCGAGGCGGCCACCGGCCTGCGTCGCACCCGCATCGATCTCATGCTCAAGCAACTCGCGGTCGACGGTGCGGTGGAGCGCGTCGAGGGCGGCTACCGCGCCACGGGCGCGCCCTGGCAGTACGACGCGGCGCACTACGAGGGGATCGTCGCCACTCGCCGGCGCGAGGCCGACATCATGCGGGCGTACACCCGCGGCGAGCGGTGCCTGATGCAGTTGTTGACCGAGTCGCTGGACGACCCCGAGGCCGCTCCGTGCGGCCGGTGCTCCGTGTGTCTCGGTCACGTTCCCGACGGGCTCGGCGATCCGGTCCCGCCGGACACCGCCCGCGCCGTGGCGGGCGCGCTGCGGGCCCAGAGCCAGGTGCTCGAGCCGCGCAAGATGTGGCCCGGCGGCGTCGCGGGGCGCAAGGGCCGGATCCAGCCCGATCTCGCGGCCGAGCCCGGCCGGGTGCTGGTCTTCGCCGATGCCCCCGAGTGGACGGGCACGCTGGGGGCGGCTCGCGGCGGCGATCAGCAGGCCATCGCCGACCTGGGGGACGCCGCAGTCGCCGCGCTCTCGCGGTGGCGCGATCAGTGGCGCGCTCGGCCCGAGGTGGTGGCCTCGCTCCAGCTGACGGACCGCCCGGCACCGGTCGAGCCCGTGGCCGACCGCATCGCCGAGGTCGGCCGACTGGACCGGGTGACGCTGCCCGTGCCGCGCGGCCCGGCACCGGGGCGGGACGCCTCGGGTGCCCAGGAGGCGGCGCACTGGCTGGACGCGATCGAGGTCGGAGCCGCCGCCGGATCGGTGCGCGGTCGTTCGGTGCTGCTCGTCGTCGACGAATCCGGCACGGGCTGGGCGGTCACGGTCGCCGCGGCCCGGCTCCGGGAGGCCGGGGCGACGGTGGTCCTCCCGCTGGTGGTGCACCGTCCCGCCTGAGTTCCGCGAGATATGGAACACTGGAACACCGAGTGCTGCCTAACACCCGGGCGGCGAGGCTGCGGAGCGTCCGCGGCCACACCACCGAGGAGAACCATGCCGAACCTGATCCTGCCCCTCCTGCTCGTCCTCATGCTCGTCTTCCTGTTCTTCCAGTTCCGGAAGCAGAAGAAGCAGATGAACGAGACGATGGAGATGCAGGCCGGCCTCACCGTGGGCACCAAGGTCATGACCAGCACCGGGCTCTACGGCACCGTCGTCGGCCTCGGCGAGGACACCGTCGACCTGGAGATCGCGCCGGGCATCACCACCACCTGGGTGCGCCGCGCCGTCGCCAAGATCCTGACCCCCGAGGAGCTCGGCGCCCCGTCGATCGAGACCATCACGGACGACGAGGGCCACATCGATCTGGACAAGCGTTCCGAGGACCGCTGACCGAAGCACCACCGTCATCACCGACGACCTTCTCCGGCGGACAACCGTCGGGGGAGTTCTTCACGCCGAGGAGTCGTAACCGCCCGTGGCCAGGAAATCATCGAGTAGCGACCGCACCGAGTCGCGGCTCCTCATCGCCTTCGGGCTGATCTTGCTCGCGGTCTTCGGCCTGGTGTTCTTCACCGGGGACCGGGAGCCCACACCCAAGCTGGGCATCGACCTGCAGGGCGGCACCTCCGTCGTGCTGCAGGCCGTCACGCCCGACGGCAAGGCGCCCGACACCGAGAAGATGGAGCAGGCGCGCGACATCATCAACAAGCGCGTCAACGGGCTCGGCGTGTCCGGTTCCGAAGTGAAGATCAACGGCCGCAACCTGGTGATCACGGTGCCCGGCACCGAGGGCGACCAGGCTCGCACGCTCGGCCAGACGGCACGCCTGAACGTGCGGCCCGTGCTGGGCTCGCAGCCGGCCGCGGCGGTCAACACCCCCACCCCCGACATGTCGGATCCCGAGGCCGCCCAGAAGGCGATCAAGGAGGCGCGGGACACCCGCCAGTCGACCGATCCGGCCGTGCAGAAGAAGGCCATGGAGAGCCTGAACTGCAACGCACCGTCGGACCCCCTGGCCGGCAACGACGACCCGACCAAGCCCCTGATCACCTGCGACCGGCCCGAGGACCGCAAGGAGGGCCAGCCGCGTTCGGTGTACACCCTGGCTCCCGCGATCATCGACGGCCAGTCCATCAAGAACGCCTCCTCGGGCATCCCGCAGAACGGCGTCCAGTACGTCGTGACGCTGGAGTTCACCGGCGAGGCCTCCCGCGTGTGGGCCGACTTCACGTCGAAGAACGTGGGCAAGCAGGCGGCGTTCGTGCTCGACTCGCAGGTGATCACCGCACCGAACATCAACGGTCCCATCACCGGCGGGCAGACGCAGATCACGGGTGACTTCAATCAGCAGTCGGCCGCGGACCTCGCGGGCGTGCTCAAGTACGGCTCGCTGCCGCTGTCCTTCAAGCCCGGCACCGCGCAGACCGTGAGCGCCACGCTCGGCTTCGAGTCGCTCAAGGCGGGCCTCATCGCCGGCGTGATCGGCCTGATCCTGGTGCTGATCTACGCGTTGGCGTACTACCGCGCGCTCGGCGTGCTCGTCGCGCTGTCGCTGGCACTGTCGGTCGCCCTGCTCTACGGCCTGCTCGTGCTGCTCGGTCGGTGGATCGGTTACTCGCTCGATCTCGCGGGCATCGCCGGCATCATCATCGGCATCGGCATGACCGCCGACTCCTTCGTCGTCTACTTCGAGCGGATCAAGGACGAGATCAGAGAGGGCCGAAGTTTCCGGTCCGCGGTGCCACGTGGCTGGGCCAGCGCCCGGCGCACCATCTGGACGGGTAACGCGGTCTCGCTGCTCTCGGCCGTCGTGCTCTACGTGCTCGCCGTCGGCGACGTGCAGGGCTTCGCGTTCACGCTCGGCCTGTCGACCATCCTCGACGTCGTCATCGTCTTCCTCGTCACGCACCCGTTGGTGTACTTCGCGTCCAAGACCGACTTCTTCGCCAAGCCGTCGATGAACGGCCTCGGCGCCGTGGCCGCGATCGGCCGTGAGCGCAAGCGGGCCGCCGCTACCACCGGGGAGGCGTGAGCATGACCGATACCAGCATTGCGAACGAGAAGAAGGCGTCCTTCTTCACCAAGCTCTACACGGGCACCGGCGCGTTCGACATCGTCGGTAAGCGCAACCGGTACTACCTCGCGACCGGCATCATCATCGTGATCGCCATCCTCGGCATCCTGATCCCCGGCTTCAAGTTCAGCATCGACTTCGAGGGTGGCACCCAGATCTCGTTCCCCGTCGGGAACGCCCAGGTGGACACCGCCAAGGTCCGCGAGACCGTCCGCAGCGCCACCGGCGTCGAGCCGTCGGCCGTGCAGACCGCCGGCACCGGGGCCGCGCAGACCTACCAGGTGGCGCTCTCCGAACTCTCCAACAACCAGATCACTCAGGCGCGGGATGCCCTCTATCAGGCGTTCGAGCCACCGGGGCGCGACGGTAAGCCGGCACCGAACAGCATCAGCTTCTCCGGTGTGAGCTCCACCTGGGGCGATCAGATCACCCAGCGCGGTCTCCTCGCGCTCGCGGTCTTCCTCGTGCTGGTGACGATCTACATCGCGCTGCGCTTCCGCGAATGGGACATGGCGCTCGCCGCGCTCGCCTCGCTGTTCTTCGACGTGGTGGTGACGGCCGGCGTCTACGCCTGGTCCGGCTTCGAGGTCAGCCCCGCCACCGTGATCGGCCTGCTGACCATTCTCGGCTTCTCGCTCTACGACACCGTCGTCGTCTTCGACAAGGTGGACGAGAACGTGCGCGGCGTGCTCAACACCAGCCGGCGCACCTACGCCGAGCAGGCGAACCTGGCGATCAACCAGACACTCATGCGCTCGATCAACACCACCGTGATCTCAGCGCTGCCGATCATCGCGCTGATGGTGGTCGCTGCCGGCGTACTGGGTGTCGGCACGCTGATGGACCTCGGCCTGATCCAGCTCGTCGGTGTTCTCGTCGGTACCTACTCGTCCGTCTTCTTCGCCGCGCCGCTGCTGGTCACGCTCAAGGAGCGTCGTCCGCAGTACAAGGCGCACAACGAGAAGGTCCTGGCACGCCGCGCACGCGCCGAGGCGGGCGAGGCGGCCGACGCCCTCGCCGCCACCGACGCCGGCGCGGTGCGCCTCGACAAGGCCCCGGCCCGTCCGCAGACCAAGCGCGGCCGCCGTCGTGACTGACGCGGCGCGCGCGGCCGTCGCCGCGCACACGCGGCACGTCGCGGACTTCCCGGAGCCGGGCGTCGTCTTCGCCGATCTCACGCCCGTCTTCGCCGACGGTGCCGCCCTCGCGGCGGTCATCGACGGGCTCGCCGCGGCGGGCCGCGACGACGACGGTGCCCGCTCGGTCGATCTGGTGGCCGGGCTCGACGCCCGCGGATTCCTGCTGGGGTCCGGCGTCGCCCTGCGCCTCGGAGTCGGCACCCTCGCCGTCCGCAAGGCCGGCAAGCTGCCGCCGCCGGTGCTGCGCGAGGAGTACCAGCTCGAATACGGTTCCGCGGCGCTCGAGGTGCCTGCCGAGGGCATCGAGCTCGAGGGCAGGCGGATCCTCATCGTCGACGACGTGCTCGCCACGGGCGGCACCGTCGGCGCGGCCGTGGCGCTGCTGCGGCGCGCGGGTGCGATCGTCGAGCGGGTGTCGGTGGTCCTGGACCTCGAGGCGCTCGGCGGACGCGGGCGACTGCAGCAATTGCCCGGCGGTGGCATCACGGTCTCGGCGATCTCGGTAGGCTGAATCTCTAGTCCAGTTCGTCGTCCGGGGCGGGGAGGCACCATGTCGTTGCAGTCTCAAGGGTCCGACGCCGCGCGGACCCCCACGGCGGCGGGCCAGCCCGGTCCGCCCAACCTGGAGACCACGGGGTCCACCACCCGGCGGGTGCGTGCACGGCTCGCCCGCCGGATGACCGGCACCCGCAACCATGTGCGGCCCGTACTCGAGCCGCTGGTCGCACTGCATCGCGAGGTCTACCCCAAGGCCGATGTCGCCCTCATCGAGCGTGCCTACGACGTCGCCGAGCAGCGCCACGCCAGCCAGATGCGCAAGTCGGGCGACCCGTACATCACGCACCCGCTCGCCGTCGCGACCATCCTCGCCGAGTTGGGCATGGACACCACCACCCTCGTCGCCGCGCTCCTGCACGACACCGTCGAGGACACGGGCTACTCGCTCGAGCAGCTGACCGCGGAGTTCGGACCCGAGGTCGCCCACCTGGTGGACGGCGTCACCAAGCTCGACAAGGTGGCCCTCGGCAGCGCCGCCGAGGCGGAGACCATCCGCAAGATGATCATCGCCATGGCGCGCGACCCGCGCGTCCTGGTCATCAAGGTCGCCGATCGGCTGCACAACATGCGCACCATGCGCTTCCTTCCGCCGGAGAAGCAGGCCCGCAAGGCCCGCGAGACCCTCGAGGTGATCGCCCCGCTCGCGCACCGCCTCGGCATGGCGACCGTGAAGTGGGAGCTCGAGGACCTGGCGTTCGCCATCCTGCACCCGAAGAAGTACGACGAGATCGTGCGGCTCGTGGCCGACCGGGCACCGTCGCGCGACACCTACCTGGCCGCGGTGCGCGCCGAGATCAACGGCGCGCTGGCAGCGCAGCGGATCGTGGCCGACGTGCAGGGCCGCCCCAAGCACTACTGGTCGATCTACCAGAAGATGATCGTCAAGGGCCGGGACTTCGACGACATCCACGACCTGGTCGGCGTGCGGATCCTCTGCGACGAGGTGCGCGACTGCTACGCCGCCGTCGGCACCGTGCACTCCCTGTGGCAGCCGATGGCGGGGCGGTTCAAGGACTACATCGCCCAGCCCCGCTACGGCGTCTACCAGTCCCTGCACACGACGGTGATCGGCCCGGAGGGCAAGCCCCTCGAGGTGCAGATCCGCACCCGCGAGATGCACCGCACCGCCGAGTTCGGCATCGCCGCGCACTGGCGCTACAAGGAGACCAAGGGCCGCGCCGGCGGCGGGGCCAAGGGCTCGGACCTGGCCGAGGTCGACGACATGGCGTGGATGCGCCAACTCCTCGACTGGCAGCGTGAGGCGGCGGACCCGGGGGAGTTCCTCGAGTCGCTCCGCTACGACCTCGCGGTCAAGGAGATCTTCGTCTTCACCCCCAAGGGCGACGTGATCACGCTGCCCGCGGGCAGCACCCCCGTGGACTTCGCCTACGCCGTGCACACCGAGGTCGGTCACCGGTGCATCGGCGCGCGCGTCAACGGGCGGCTCGTCGCGCTCGAGCGCAAGCTCGAGAACGGCGAGGTGGTGGAGGTCTTCACGAGTAAGGCCGAGAACGCCGGCCCGTCGCGCGACTGGCAGTCCTTCGTCGTCTCCCCGCGGGCCAAGGCCAAGATCCGGCAGTGGTTCGCCAAGGAACGCCGCGAGGAGGCGTTGGAGAACGGCCGCGACGCCATCGCCAAGGAGGTGCGCCGTTCGGGCCTCCCGCTGCGACGCCTGACGAACGCCGAGTCGATGGCGGGCATCGCCAAGGAACTGCGCTACGCGGACGTCTCGGCGCTCTACACGGCCGTCGGCGAGCATCAGGTGTCGGCGCACACGGTCGTGCAGCGGATGCTCGAGCAGCTGGGCGGCATCGAGGAGGCCACGGAGGAGCTCGCCGAGCGCAGCACCCCGTCGACCCTCTCGGGCCCGACGGCGTCGACCGACGTGGGCGTGCTCGTCACCGGGCAGCCGGGCGTGCTCGCCAAGCTCGCCAAGTGCTGCACCCCGGTGCCGGGCGACGAGATCGTCGGCTTCGTCACGCGCGGCGGCGGAGTGAGCGTGCACCGCACGGACTGCACCAATGTCGCGGAGCTCCGCAAGGAGCCGGAGCGCTTCCTCGATGTGAAGTGGGCGCCGTCCGCCTCGTCGGTGTTCCTCGTGGCGATCCAGGTGGAGGCCCTCGACCGGCACCGCCTGCTCTCGGACGTCACGAAGGTGCTGGCCGACGAGAAGGTGAACATCCTCTCCGCGTCCGTGACCACCTCGCGCGATCGGGTCGCGGTGTCGCGCTTCACCTTCGAGATGGGCGATCCCAAGCACCTCGGTCATGTGCTCAACGTCGTGCGCAACGTGGAGGGCGTCTACGACGTCTACCGCGTCACCTCCGCGCAATAGCGCGGAATCGCGGCCTCGTGCAGGCTGCGCAGGAACGCAGGAAGGCCCCCGCCGGAGCGGGGGCCTTCCTGCGTCGTGTCGGTTATTCGTCGAGCTTCATGGTCGCGATGTTCACCGGTTCCTTGGGCTTGCCGTCGGTGACGGGCTCGCCCGGCTTCGGAGCGGGATCGCCCTCCTTGGGGACGATGCCCTTCTTGGCGATCTGCTGCAGGACCGTCAGGCCCGCGTCATCGGTCTTGCCGATGACCGAGTAGTTCGCGGGCAGCGTGGTGTCCTTGTAGACGAGGAAGAACTGGCTCGAGCCGGTGTTGGAGGTGCCCGGGTCACCCGTCTGCGGGTTGGGCTGCTGGTTCGCGTTCGCGACGGCGATCGTCCCGGCCGGGTAGATCACGTTCTGCGAGGGCTGCATCGGGTTGCTCTGCCCGGGGGCGGGCTCGAGGAAGCCGGGGGCCTCGTCGGGGGAGGTCCAGCTGGGGCCGCCCAGGCCGGTGCCCGAGGGGTCGCCGCACTGCAGTACGAACAGGCCGCTCTTCTTGTCCGCGGCCTCATTGGCGGTCTCGCGATGGCAGCTGGTGCCGTCGAAGTACTTGGCCTGCATGAGAGTGGCGAAGGTCTCCACGTTGCAGGGAGCCTTCGAGCGGTCGAGCTCGAAGCCGATCGGTCCCGCGTTGGTGGTGATGGTGCCCGTCATGGTGCCGGTGTTCGGGATGTCCTTGCCCTCGGGCTTGGTCAGCGACTTGTTGCGCTCGGCGAGCTGGTCGAGCTTCGGCAACTGCTTCTCGGCCTCGCCGATCAGTCGCTCGCCGCTGTCGGCCCTCTCGGCCGCCGCGGTGATCTGCTCCTCGAGGGGCGCCCTCTGATCGGCGGGCATCGTGGGCACGCGCTTGCGCGCATCGGCGATCTGGGTGCGCATCTCGGCGATCTGCTGCTTCTGGGAGGCGATGCTCTTACGGGCGTCCGCGGCCGGATCGCGATCGCCGAAGTCACAGGTCACGTGGAGGGAGTTGTACTTGTTCTCCGCCGCGACGCGCAGAGGTGCGCGCGGCCCCGCCGGAACCCAGATGTACGCGGCGACGGCGGCCGCGACCGCGACCACCGCGACACCGGCCCCGATGGCCTTGACCTTGCGCTTGCGCGCGTCGGTCTCCCGCCGCTCGTTCTGCTTCGCCAGCTTCTCGCGGGCTGCCTGGCGGCGTTCCTCATTGCTCGGCACGGTGTGACGACCTCCTCATAACCGACATCCGGCGGGCACAACTGATCGCCAAGTCTGCCAGTTAAACCTGAAAGACGCCGTCACCGGGTCTGGTGCCACAATGGTCGGATGCTGATCACCGGATTCCCCGCGGGGGTGTTCCAGACCAACTGCTACGTCGTCGCTGCCGGGCCGGACTCCGACGCCGTCGTCATCGACCCCGGTCAGGACGCTGTCGCGCCGCTGAAAGCGCTGCTCGCAGAGCACCGGCTGAACCCGGTGGCCGTCCTGCTCACGCACGGGCACCTCGACCACACATGGACGGCACAGCCGTTCGCCGACGAGTACGGCATTCCCGTCTACATCCATGCGGACGACCGCCCGATGCTCGCCGATCCGGCCGTCGGCATCGGCGCCG
Proteins encoded in this window:
- a CDS encoding RelA/SpoT family protein — translated: MSLQSQGSDAARTPTAAGQPGPPNLETTGSTTRRVRARLARRMTGTRNHVRPVLEPLVALHREVYPKADVALIERAYDVAEQRHASQMRKSGDPYITHPLAVATILAELGMDTTTLVAALLHDTVEDTGYSLEQLTAEFGPEVAHLVDGVTKLDKVALGSAAEAETIRKMIIAMARDPRVLVIKVADRLHNMRTMRFLPPEKQARKARETLEVIAPLAHRLGMATVKWELEDLAFAILHPKKYDEIVRLVADRAPSRDTYLAAVRAEINGALAAQRIVADVQGRPKHYWSIYQKMIVKGRDFDDIHDLVGVRILCDEVRDCYAAVGTVHSLWQPMAGRFKDYIAQPRYGVYQSLHTTVIGPEGKPLEVQIRTREMHRTAEFGIAAHWRYKETKGRAGGGAKGSDLAEVDDMAWMRQLLDWQREAADPGEFLESLRYDLAVKEIFVFTPKGDVITLPAGSTPVDFAYAVHTEVGHRCIGARVNGRLVALERKLENGEVVEVFTSKAENAGPSRDWQSFVVSPRAKAKIRQWFAKERREEALENGRDAIAKEVRRSGLPLRRLTNAESMAGIAKELRYADVSALYTAVGEHQVSAHTVVQRMLEQLGGIEEATEELAERSTPSTLSGPTASTDVGVLVTGQPGVLAKLAKCCTPVPGDEIVGFVTRGGGVSVHRTDCTNVAELRKEPERFLDVKWAPSASSVFLVAIQVEALDRHRLLSDVTKVLADEKVNILSASVTTSRDRVAVSRFTFEMGDPKHLGHVLNVVRNVEGVYDVYRVTSAQ
- a CDS encoding adenine phosphoribosyltransferase; this translates as MTDAARAAVAAHTRHVADFPEPGVVFADLTPVFADGAALAAVIDGLAAAGRDDDGARSVDLVAGLDARGFLLGSGVALRLGVGTLAVRKAGKLPPPVLREEYQLEYGSAALEVPAEGIELEGRRILIVDDVLATGGTVGAAVALLRRAGAIVERVSVVLDLEALGGRGRLQQLPGGGITVSAISVG
- the secD gene encoding protein translocase subunit SecD, translated to MARKSSSSDRTESRLLIAFGLILLAVFGLVFFTGDREPTPKLGIDLQGGTSVVLQAVTPDGKAPDTEKMEQARDIINKRVNGLGVSGSEVKINGRNLVITVPGTEGDQARTLGQTARLNVRPVLGSQPAAAVNTPTPDMSDPEAAQKAIKEARDTRQSTDPAVQKKAMESLNCNAPSDPLAGNDDPTKPLITCDRPEDRKEGQPRSVYTLAPAIIDGQSIKNASSGIPQNGVQYVVTLEFTGEASRVWADFTSKNVGKQAAFVLDSQVITAPNINGPITGGQTQITGDFNQQSAADLAGVLKYGSLPLSFKPGTAQTVSATLGFESLKAGLIAGVIGLILVLIYALAYYRALGVLVALSLALSVALLYGLLVLLGRWIGYSLDLAGIAGIIIGIGMTADSFVVYFERIKDEIREGRSFRSAVPRGWASARRTIWTGNAVSLLSAVVLYVLAVGDVQGFAFTLGLSTILDVVIVFLVTHPLVYFASKTDFFAKPSMNGLGAVAAIGRERKRAAATTGEA
- a CDS encoding DEAD/DEAH box helicase; this translates as MTERMLTGERAERARRVIEALAGPDAALRGDQETAVAALLEPAARVLVVQATGWGKSAVYWVATALRRAEGAGPALIVSPLLSLMRDQVAAAERAGLRAATLNSSNFEEWNAIEAALAAGEIDVLLVSPERLANPSFGRRVLDALEGSLGLLVIDEAHAVSDWGHDFRPDYRRVSDVLTRLHPQTPVLATTATANARVTDDVAAQLGDATLVLRGPLARRSLQLNVLPALAPITRYAWVSQHLPDLPGSGIVYALTVADAERLVDGVRAVHGPGYPVAAYTGKLDPDTRARLEDALRANEIKALIATSALGMGFDKPDLGFVVHVGSPPSPVSYYQQVGRAGRAIDHAVVALLPSESDAGVWDYFATATIPDPQQMDRVLGALAEDESGEGLSAIALEAATGLRRTRIDLMLKQLAVDGAVERVEGGYRATGAPWQYDAAHYEGIVATRRREADIMRAYTRGERCLMQLLTESLDDPEAAPCGRCSVCLGHVPDGLGDPVPPDTARAVAGALRAQSQVLEPRKMWPGGVAGRKGRIQPDLAAEPGRVLVFADAPEWTGTLGAARGGDQQAIADLGDAAVAALSRWRDQWRARPEVVASLQLTDRPAPVEPVADRIAEVGRLDRVTLPVPRGPAPGRDASGAQEAAHWLDAIEVGAAAGSVRGRSVLLVVDESGTGWAVTVAAARLREAGATVVLPLVVHRPA
- the secF gene encoding protein translocase subunit SecF is translated as MTDTSIANEKKASFFTKLYTGTGAFDIVGKRNRYYLATGIIIVIAILGILIPGFKFSIDFEGGTQISFPVGNAQVDTAKVRETVRSATGVEPSAVQTAGTGAAQTYQVALSELSNNQITQARDALYQAFEPPGRDGKPAPNSISFSGVSSTWGDQITQRGLLALAVFLVLVTIYIALRFREWDMALAALASLFFDVVVTAGVYAWSGFEVSPATVIGLLTILGFSLYDTVVVFDKVDENVRGVLNTSRRTYAEQANLAINQTLMRSINTTVISALPIIALMVVAAGVLGVGTLMDLGLIQLVGVLVGTYSSVFFAAPLLVTLKERRPQYKAHNEKVLARRARAEAGEAADALAATDAGAVRLDKAPARPQTKRGRRRD
- a CDS encoding peptidylprolyl isomerase, whose protein sequence is MPSNEERRQAAREKLAKQNERRETDARKRKVKAIGAGVAVVAVAAAVAAYIWVPAGPRAPLRVAAENKYNSLHVTCDFGDRDPAADARKSIASQKQQIAEMRTQIADARKRVPTMPADQRAPLEEQITAAAERADSGERLIGEAEKQLPKLDQLAERNKSLTKPEGKDIPNTGTMTGTITTNAGPIGFELDRSKAPCNVETFATLMQAKYFDGTSCHRETANEAADKKSGLFVLQCGDPSGTGLGGPSWTSPDEAPGFLEPAPGQSNPMQPSQNVIYPAGTIAVANANQQPNPQTGDPGTSNTGSSQFFLVYKDTTLPANYSVIGKTDDAGLTVLQQIAKKGIVPKEGDPAPKPGEPVTDGKPKEPVNIATMKLDE
- the yajC gene encoding preprotein translocase subunit YajC gives rise to the protein MPNLILPLLLVLMLVFLFFQFRKQKKQMNETMEMQAGLTVGTKVMTSTGLYGTVVGLGEDTVDLEIAPGITTTWVRRAVAKILTPEELGAPSIETITDDEGHIDLDKRSEDR